A window of the Gossypium arboreum isolate Shixiya-1 chromosome 2, ASM2569848v2, whole genome shotgun sequence genome harbors these coding sequences:
- the LOC108484364 gene encoding glutathione S-transferase TCHQD isoform X1, producing MQLYHHPCSLNSQKVRLALEEKGVDYTSFHVNPILGKNMDSSFFRMNTSAKLPVFKNGSHIIFDTIETILYIERIAVVSVGNDSFSNQEVIEWMQKIQQWNPKYFTLLHIPDKHRLYVSKFIRKVVIARMAESPDLASAYHSKLREAYETEEKLKNADLVKRSTESLVQLLDEVETKLNDTTYIVGDEFTMADATFVPVLARLVLLGLEDEYISCRPNIADYWGLVQQRPAYKKVIGKYFNGWRKKKTLIKTWCSLHIRNLLKRY from the exons ATGCAATTATATCATCATCCATGCTCATTGAACAGCCAAAAGGTGAGGCTTGCTTTGGAAGAGAAAGGCGTTGATTACACCTCATTTCATGTCAATCCTATTCTTGGCAAGAACATGGACTCTTCCTTCTTCAGGATGAATACAAGTGCCAAACTCCCAGTATTCAAGAACGGTTCTCATATCATTTTCGACACAATTGAAACTATCTT GTACATTGAAAGAATTGCTGTGGTCTCAGTTGGTAACGATTCCTTTAGCAACCAAGAAGTAATTGAATGGATGCAAAAGATACAACAATGGAACCCCAAGTACTTCACCCTATTGCACATTCCTGACAAGCACCGCCTCTACGTTTCTAAATTCATAAGGAAAGTGGTGATCGCTCGGATGGCCGAATCACCAGACCTTGCTAGTGCTTACCACAGCAAGCTCAGAGAAGCATACGAGACCGAGGAGAAGCTGAAGAATGCTGATCTTGTTAAAAGGAGCACAGAAAGCTTGGTCCAATTGCTTGATGAAGTTGAAACAAAGCTGAATGACACAACATATATTGTGGGGGATGAGTTCACGATGGCGGATGCGACATTTGTACCCGTGCTGGCTCGATTGGTGCTTCTGGGTTTGGAAGATGAGTATATAAGTTGCAGGCCAAATATAGCAGACTACTGGGGTTTGGTGCAACAAAGGCCTGCCTATAAAAAAGTTATAGGAAAATATTTTAATGGCTGGAGGAAGAAGAAAACATTAATAAAAACTTGGTGCTCACTTCATATCAGAAATTTGCTGAAGAGATATTAA
- the LOC108484364 gene encoding glutathione S-transferase TCHQD isoform X2, which yields MDSSFFRMNTSAKLPVFKNGSHIIFDTIETILYIERIAVVSVGNDSFSNQEVIEWMQKIQQWNPKYFTLLHIPDKHRLYVSKFIRKVVIARMAESPDLASAYHSKLREAYETEEKLKNADLVKRSTESLVQLLDEVETKLNDTTYIVGDEFTMADATFVPVLARLVLLGLEDEYISCRPNIADYWGLVQQRPAYKKVIGKYFNGWRKKKTLIKTWCSLHIRNLLKRY from the exons ATGGACTCTTCCTTCTTCAGGATGAATACAAGTGCCAAACTCCCAGTATTCAAGAACGGTTCTCATATCATTTTCGACACAATTGAAACTATCTT GTACATTGAAAGAATTGCTGTGGTCTCAGTTGGTAACGATTCCTTTAGCAACCAAGAAGTAATTGAATGGATGCAAAAGATACAACAATGGAACCCCAAGTACTTCACCCTATTGCACATTCCTGACAAGCACCGCCTCTACGTTTCTAAATTCATAAGGAAAGTGGTGATCGCTCGGATGGCCGAATCACCAGACCTTGCTAGTGCTTACCACAGCAAGCTCAGAGAAGCATACGAGACCGAGGAGAAGCTGAAGAATGCTGATCTTGTTAAAAGGAGCACAGAAAGCTTGGTCCAATTGCTTGATGAAGTTGAAACAAAGCTGAATGACACAACATATATTGTGGGGGATGAGTTCACGATGGCGGATGCGACATTTGTACCCGTGCTGGCTCGATTGGTGCTTCTGGGTTTGGAAGATGAGTATATAAGTTGCAGGCCAAATATAGCAGACTACTGGGGTTTGGTGCAACAAAGGCCTGCCTATAAAAAAGTTATAGGAAAATATTTTAATGGCTGGAGGAAGAAGAAAACATTAATAAAAACTTGGTGCTCACTTCATATCAGAAATTTGCTGAAGAGATATTAA